The following proteins are co-located in the Pelecanus crispus isolate bPelCri1 chromosome 5, bPelCri1.pri, whole genome shotgun sequence genome:
- the PRKAA2 gene encoding 5'-AMP-activated protein kinase catalytic subunit alpha-2 isoform X1, which produces MAEKQKHDGRVKIGHYVLGDTLGVGTFGKVKIGEHQLTGHKVAVKILNRQKIRSLDVVGKIKREIQNLKLFRHPHIIKLYQVISTPTDFFMVMEYVSGGELFDYICKHGRVEEAEARRLFQQILSAVDYCHRHMVVHRDLKPENVLLDAHMNAKIADFGLSNMMSDGEFLRTSCGSPNYAAPEVISGRLYAGPEVDIWSCGVILYALLCGTLPFDDEHVPTLFKKIRGGVFYIPEYLNRSVATLLMHMLQVDPLKRATIKDIREHEWFKEELPSYLFPEDPSYDATVIDDDAVREVCEKFECTESEVMNSLYSGDPQDQLAVAYHLVIDNRRIMNQASEFYLASSPPTGSFMDDSTMHIPPGVKPHPERMPPLIADSPKARCPLDALNTTKPKPLTVKKAKWHLGIRSQSKPYDIMAEVYRAMKQLDFEWKYRVSIGSKVVNSYHLRVRRKNPVTGNYVKMSLQLYQVDNRSYLLDFKSIDDDVMEQRSGSSTPQRSCSAAGLHRPRLSIDAAAAAECQSLMGSLSGSFVGSIPSVTPRLGSHTMDFFEMCASLIMALAR; this is translated from the exons ATGGCCGAGAAGCAGAAGCACGACGGGCGGGTGAAGATCGGCCACTACGTGCTGGGAGACACGCTGGGGGTCGGCACCTTCGGCAAAGTCAAGA TTGGCGAACACCAGCTGACGGGGCACAAAGTAGCAGTAAAAATACTCAACAGACAGAAAATACGCAGCCTGGATGTGGTTGGGAAGATCAAACGAGAAATTCAAAACCTTAAACTCTTTCGGCACCCTCATATCATCAAACT ATACCAGGTCATCAGCACACCAACGGACTTCTTCATGGTCATGGAATATGTATCTGGCGGTGAATTATTTGATTACATCTGTAAGCACGGACGT GTTGAAGAGGCAGAAGCTCGACGCCTTTTCCAGCAGATTCTCTCCGCAGTGGATTACTGCCACAGACACATGGTTGTCCACCGAGACCTGAAACCAGAGAACGTGCTGCTGGATGCACACATGAATGCAAAGATAGCCGATTTTG GCTTGTCCAACATGATGTCAGATGGCGAATTTCTACGCACCAGCTGTGGTTCCCCAAATTATGCAGCCCCTGAAGTCATCTCTGGAAG GCTGTACGCTGGCCCAGAGGTGGACATCTGGAGCTGTGGTGTTATCCTCTACGCCCTTCTCTGTGGCACTCTGCCTTTCGATGATGAGCACGTCCCCACCCTCTTCAAGAAGATCCGGGGAGGTGTGTTTTACATCCCTGAATACCTCAACCGCTCTGTTGCCACTCTCCTCATGCACATGCTGCAGGTTGACCCCCTCAAGCGAGCAACTATCAAGGACATCAG GGAACACGAGTGGTTTAAGGAGGAGCTGCCCAGTTACCTGTTCCCAGAGGACCCTTCTTATGATGCCACTGTCATCGACGATGACGCGGTTCGGGAAGTTTGTGAAAAGTTTGAATGCACGGAGTCGGAAGTGATGAACAGCCTGTACAGTGGTGACCCTCAGGACCAGCTGGCGGTGGCTTACCACCTCGTCATTGACAACCGGAGGATCATGAACCAAGCCAGTGAGTTCTACCTCGCCTCCAGTCCCCCCACTGGCTCCTTCATGGATGACAGCACTATGCACATCCCTCCTGGGGTGAAGCCGCACCCTGAGCGGATGCCGCCATTGATAGCAGACAGCCCCAAAGCACGATGTCCTTTGGATGCCCTCAACACCACGAAGCCAAAACCCCTGACTGTCAAAAAGGCCAAGTGGCACCTGGGAATCCGCAGCCAGAGCAAACCCTATGACATTATGGCCGAGGTGTACCGCGCTATGAAACAGCTGGACTTCGAGTGGAAG TATCGTGTGAGCATTGGGAGCAAG GTGGTGAACTCCTACCACCTCAGAGTGCGCCGCAAGAACCCGGTGACGGGCAATTATGTGAAGATGAGCCTGCAGCTCTACCAGGTTGACAACCGCAGCTATCTCTTGGACTTCAAAAGCATCGATG ATGACGTGATGGAGCAGAGGTCCGGCTCGTCCACACCGCAGCGCTCCTGCTCCGCTGCTGGCTTGCACCGGCCAAGGCTGAGCATCGATGCCGCTGCAGCTGCTGAGTGCCAGTCACTGATGGGCTCTCTGAGCGGCTCCTTTGTTGGCAGCATCCCCTCGGTGACGCCGCGCCTGGGGAGCCACACCATGGACTTCTTCGAGATGTGTGCCAGCTTGATCATGGCCCTGGCTCGCTGA
- the PRKAA2 gene encoding 5'-AMP-activated protein kinase catalytic subunit alpha-2 isoform X2 produces the protein MAEKQKHDGRVKIGHYVLGDTLGVGTFGKVKIGEHQLTGHKVAVKILNRQKIRSLDVVGKIKREIQNLKLFRHPHIIKLYQVISTPTDFFMVMEYVSGGELFDYICKHGRVEEAEARRLFQQILSAVDYCHRHMVVHRDLKPENVLLDAHMNAKIADFGLSNMMSDGEFLRTSCGSPNYAAPEVISGRLYAGPEVDIWSCGVILYALLCGTLPFDDEHVPTLFKKIRGGVFYIPEYLNRSVATLLMHMLQVDPLKRATIKDIREHEWFKEELPSYLFPEDPSYDATVIDDDAVREVCEKFECTESEVMNSLYSGDPQDQLAVAYHLVIDNRRIMNQASEFYLASSPPTGSFMDDSTMHIPPGVKPHPERMPPLIADSPKARCPLDALNTTKPKPLTVKKAKWHLGIRSQSKPYDIMAEVYRAMKQLDFEWKVVNSYHLRVRRKNPVTGNYVKMSLQLYQVDNRSYLLDFKSIDDDVMEQRSGSSTPQRSCSAAGLHRPRLSIDAAAAAECQSLMGSLSGSFVGSIPSVTPRLGSHTMDFFEMCASLIMALAR, from the exons ATGGCCGAGAAGCAGAAGCACGACGGGCGGGTGAAGATCGGCCACTACGTGCTGGGAGACACGCTGGGGGTCGGCACCTTCGGCAAAGTCAAGA TTGGCGAACACCAGCTGACGGGGCACAAAGTAGCAGTAAAAATACTCAACAGACAGAAAATACGCAGCCTGGATGTGGTTGGGAAGATCAAACGAGAAATTCAAAACCTTAAACTCTTTCGGCACCCTCATATCATCAAACT ATACCAGGTCATCAGCACACCAACGGACTTCTTCATGGTCATGGAATATGTATCTGGCGGTGAATTATTTGATTACATCTGTAAGCACGGACGT GTTGAAGAGGCAGAAGCTCGACGCCTTTTCCAGCAGATTCTCTCCGCAGTGGATTACTGCCACAGACACATGGTTGTCCACCGAGACCTGAAACCAGAGAACGTGCTGCTGGATGCACACATGAATGCAAAGATAGCCGATTTTG GCTTGTCCAACATGATGTCAGATGGCGAATTTCTACGCACCAGCTGTGGTTCCCCAAATTATGCAGCCCCTGAAGTCATCTCTGGAAG GCTGTACGCTGGCCCAGAGGTGGACATCTGGAGCTGTGGTGTTATCCTCTACGCCCTTCTCTGTGGCACTCTGCCTTTCGATGATGAGCACGTCCCCACCCTCTTCAAGAAGATCCGGGGAGGTGTGTTTTACATCCCTGAATACCTCAACCGCTCTGTTGCCACTCTCCTCATGCACATGCTGCAGGTTGACCCCCTCAAGCGAGCAACTATCAAGGACATCAG GGAACACGAGTGGTTTAAGGAGGAGCTGCCCAGTTACCTGTTCCCAGAGGACCCTTCTTATGATGCCACTGTCATCGACGATGACGCGGTTCGGGAAGTTTGTGAAAAGTTTGAATGCACGGAGTCGGAAGTGATGAACAGCCTGTACAGTGGTGACCCTCAGGACCAGCTGGCGGTGGCTTACCACCTCGTCATTGACAACCGGAGGATCATGAACCAAGCCAGTGAGTTCTACCTCGCCTCCAGTCCCCCCACTGGCTCCTTCATGGATGACAGCACTATGCACATCCCTCCTGGGGTGAAGCCGCACCCTGAGCGGATGCCGCCATTGATAGCAGACAGCCCCAAAGCACGATGTCCTTTGGATGCCCTCAACACCACGAAGCCAAAACCCCTGACTGTCAAAAAGGCCAAGTGGCACCTGGGAATCCGCAGCCAGAGCAAACCCTATGACATTATGGCCGAGGTGTACCGCGCTATGAAACAGCTGGACTTCGAGTGGAAG GTGGTGAACTCCTACCACCTCAGAGTGCGCCGCAAGAACCCGGTGACGGGCAATTATGTGAAGATGAGCCTGCAGCTCTACCAGGTTGACAACCGCAGCTATCTCTTGGACTTCAAAAGCATCGATG ATGACGTGATGGAGCAGAGGTCCGGCTCGTCCACACCGCAGCGCTCCTGCTCCGCTGCTGGCTTGCACCGGCCAAGGCTGAGCATCGATGCCGCTGCAGCTGCTGAGTGCCAGTCACTGATGGGCTCTCTGAGCGGCTCCTTTGTTGGCAGCATCCCCTCGGTGACGCCGCGCCTGGGGAGCCACACCATGGACTTCTTCGAGATGTGTGCCAGCTTGATCATGGCCCTGGCTCGCTGA